A single region of the Anaerostipes rhamnosivorans genome encodes:
- a CDS encoding class II fructose-bisphosphate aldolase, with protein sequence MLVTMKEILGDAKEKKYAVGAFNVPNLESIQAVISAAEELGVPVIIQHAEVHENLISMQEIGPIMLDYAKRASVPVCVHLDHGASFDLCVQAIRLGFTSVMYDASAKSYEENFEETKEMVKIAHAAGVSVEAELGHIFTSAVGGGEGRGAVGADDFESLEDCYTDPDTAKAFVEGTDVDALAISFGTTHGVYLTEPKLDLNRITEIKNKIDIPFVMHGGSGVSDEDFKTSIQNGITKINYYTYSSMAGGNKVREFINAAGDEKVFFHDIIAAGKEAMKENVKAAMKVFASSILD encoded by the coding sequence ATGTTAGTTACTATGAAAGAAATTTTAGGAGATGCAAAAGAGAAAAAATATGCTGTCGGCGCATTTAACGTTCCAAACCTGGAATCTATACAGGCAGTGATCTCCGCTGCTGAAGAACTAGGTGTTCCTGTCATCATTCAGCACGCAGAGGTTCATGAAAACTTAATATCTATGCAAGAGATCGGGCCAATCATGCTGGACTACGCAAAACGTGCTTCTGTTCCTGTTTGTGTGCACTTAGACCACGGCGCATCTTTTGACTTGTGTGTACAAGCGATCCGTTTAGGATTCACTTCTGTCATGTATGATGCTTCTGCCAAAAGTTATGAAGAAAACTTTGAAGAGACAAAGGAAATGGTAAAAATCGCGCACGCTGCTGGTGTATCTGTCGAGGCTGAATTAGGCCACATCTTTACTTCTGCTGTAGGAGGCGGAGAAGGCAGGGGCGCTGTAGGAGCAGACGATTTTGAATCATTAGAAGACTGCTATACAGATCCAGACACTGCAAAAGCATTTGTGGAAGGAACGGATGTCGATGCCCTTGCTATCTCTTTCGGAACGACCCACGGTGTTTATCTGACAGAACCAAAACTTGATTTAAACCGTATTACAGAGATCAAAAATAAGATCGATATTCCATTTGTTATGCACGGCGGTTCCGGTGTATCCGACGAAGACTTTAAAACTTCCATCCAGAACGGAATTACTAAGATCAACTACTATACATACAGCTCAATGGCCGGAGGCAATAAAGTCCGTGAATTCATCAATGCTGCCGGGGATGAAAAAGTATTCTTCCATGATATCATCGCTGCCGGTAAGGAAGCTATGAAAGAAAATGTAAAAGCCGCAATGAAAGTTTTTGCAAGCAGCATCTTAGACTAA
- a CDS encoding GNAT family N-acetyltransferase, which produces MAISKLETDRLILRKYEEKDMEALFLLLKDEEVNMFLPWYPVNDLDEAKEFYKERFANREYYFAICLKEDNFPIGYVKVDTDDSHDFGYALQKECWHRGIVTEASIALVEQLKKDGVPYITATHDINNPRSGGVMRQIGMRYCYSYKEQWQPKNYLVTFRMYQLNIDGEGDRVYQKYWNMYDTHFVEKNL; this is translated from the coding sequence ATGGCCATATCAAAACTTGAGACGGATAGACTTATATTAAGGAAATATGAAGAAAAAGATATGGAAGCGCTGTTTTTACTTTTGAAAGATGAAGAAGTCAATATGTTTTTGCCGTGGTATCCAGTAAATGATTTAGACGAAGCGAAGGAGTTTTATAAGGAGCGATTTGCGAATAGGGAGTACTACTTTGCGATTTGTCTAAAAGAAGATAATTTTCCAATTGGTTATGTAAAAGTAGATACAGATGACAGCCATGATTTTGGATATGCACTTCAAAAAGAGTGCTGGCATAGAGGAATTGTTACTGAAGCAAGTATAGCTCTTGTTGAACAGTTAAAAAAGGACGGTGTCCCATATATTACGGCAACACACGATATAAACAATCCGAGAAGCGGCGGTGTAATGCGGCAGATAGGAATGAGATATTGCTATTCTTACAAGGAACAATGGCAGCCCAAAAATTATTTGGTTACGTTTAGAATGTATCAATTGAATATCGATGGAGAAGGTGACAGGGTGTATCAAAAATATTGGAATATGTACGATACCCATTTTGTAGAAAAGAATCTGTAG
- a CDS encoding ribulose-phosphate 3-epimerase → MRKVTLNPPCVSASVSCMDLLHLREQILETEQSDISFFHYDMVDGKFNQCFILGDTLLEMIRPEVTLPIEAHLAAYDPDLYVERFAKLGADYIAVHYEAMEHPLKTFELIRKYGAEPILAFKCDTAPPEDFLSLAKEVPWILKLTVNPGFSGQTMQTNSLEHIKEMREKLSDAGLSTSIQADGNVNPSTIDTLYKSGADIFTGGTSGLFRPEHSIKENREILLSNINIQTK, encoded by the coding sequence ATGAGAAAGGTAACACTGAATCCCCCCTGTGTTTCTGCTTCCGTATCCTGTATGGATCTGCTCCATTTAAGAGAACAGATACTGGAGACAGAGCAGTCCGATATCTCTTTTTTCCATTATGATATGGTAGACGGGAAGTTTAACCAATGTTTTATCTTGGGAGACACATTATTAGAAATGATACGTCCGGAGGTAACCCTGCCAATCGAAGCGCATCTGGCCGCTTACGATCCAGACCTCTACGTCGAACGATTCGCAAAGCTTGGCGCAGATTATATTGCAGTCCACTATGAGGCGATGGAGCATCCTTTAAAAACGTTTGAACTCATCCGGAAATATGGTGCAGAACCCATTTTAGCTTTTAAATGTGATACTGCTCCTCCAGAAGATTTTCTTTCTCTGGCAAAAGAAGTTCCATGGATCTTAAAGCTGACGGTGAATCCTGGATTCTCTGGACAGACGATGCAGACGAACAGTCTGGAACATATAAAGGAAATGAGAGAAAAACTGTCTGATGCGGGACTTTCCACTTCCATCCAGGCAGACGGGAACGTAAATCCTTCTACTATAGATACTCTGTACAAATCCGGAGCAGACATCTTCACAGGTGGAACTTCCGGTCTATTCCGGCCGGAACACAGCATTAAAGAAAACAGAGAGATTCTTCTCTCAAATATCAACATACAAACAAAATAG
- a CDS encoding PTS sugar transporter subunit IIB codes for MKIEGIVLVRIDDRLIHGQVMTSWLNYTSANKIMIIDDEVANDPFMKSVLKTCVPANVKLATFTVEKAAVRLKKGFAGDQCIILVKYPKTLQRLKEEGIVFDHINIGGMGVSGDRKKFFRNISASEEERQIFKELIDAGSKIGVRIIAEDSETDISKMV; via the coding sequence ATGAAGATCGAAGGTATTGTATTAGTAAGGATTGATGACAGACTGATTCATGGCCAGGTTATGACTTCTTGGCTGAATTACACCAGTGCAAACAAGATCATGATTATTGATGATGAAGTTGCAAATGACCCATTTATGAAAAGTGTCCTGAAAACATGCGTGCCGGCAAATGTAAAGCTTGCAACATTCACAGTGGAGAAGGCAGCAGTAAGGCTGAAAAAGGGATTTGCAGGAGATCAATGTATTATCCTTGTGAAATATCCAAAAACCTTGCAGCGTCTGAAAGAAGAGGGCATCGTGTTTGATCACATTAATATCGGAGGAATGGGAGTCAGCGGTGACCGTAAAAAATTCTTCCGCAACATTTCTGCCTCTGAGGAAGAAAGACAGATCTTTAAAGAATTAATAGACGCAGGTTCCAAGATTGGAGTGAGGATCATCGCGGAGGACAGTGAGACAGACATTTCAAAAATGGTTTAA
- a CDS encoding PTS sugar transporter subunit IIA, translated as MVGILIATHGGFAEGLLSAVELIAGKQEKVETVGLYHGDGVDEFEGKITAAMDKLDDGDGVLIFVDILGGTPSNTVMRCFSKKDNIKAIAGMNMAMVVQAVMMRDGMDLDSLCAECVEVGNQPPILLHDMYADMVKQQSQETEEDEI; from the coding sequence ATGGTTGGTATTTTAATTGCTACACACGGAGGATTTGCAGAAGGACTGTTGAGTGCAGTAGAATTGATTGCAGGAAAGCAGGAAAAGGTGGAAACTGTTGGATTGTATCACGGAGACGGGGTAGATGAATTTGAAGGAAAGATCACAGCTGCCATGGACAAGCTGGATGATGGAGACGGAGTTTTGATCTTTGTGGACATTCTAGGTGGAACTCCTTCCAATACAGTCATGCGTTGTTTTTCCAAAAAGGACAATATCAAAGCTATCGCAGGAATGAATATGGCAATGGTAGTCCAGGCAGTCATGATGAGAGATGGAATGGATCTGGACTCTCTGTGTGCGGAATGTGTGGAAGTTGGCAATCAGCCCCCGATTCTTTTACACGACATGTATGCCGACATGGTAAAACAGCAGAGCCAGGAAACAGAAGAAGACGAAATCTAA
- a CDS encoding PTS mannose/fructose/sorbose/N-acetylgalactosamine transporter subunit IIC: protein MKITLIQALLIGIVYYLGNIGTPWLSLLGSISVVYKPLVAGTLVGFILGDPVQGCIIGAAINLPYVAFISAGGTAPQDPGLAGTVGTAWAMAAGVNPAAAVTIALPLGLLGTMVWVAHMTLDVTFVHMADKAAEEGNLEKICFWHVVPPQILMFLLCVVPATAATYFGSTAVKGIIDSLTGRPLTVLTVIGGLLPALGIAMNLRAIGRPGTLLFFLVGFILVVYLKLPVIAVAVLAGVIGYFYTMLSNQTPQAAAAGDSGGAVPIEDDDEEDF, encoded by the coding sequence ATGAAAATTACATTAATTCAAGCGCTTTTGATCGGTATCGTTTATTACTTAGGTAATATCGGTACACCATGGCTGTCATTGCTGGGTAGTATTTCCGTAGTCTACAAACCATTGGTAGCCGGTACTTTAGTCGGATTCATCTTAGGTGATCCGGTACAGGGATGTATCATTGGTGCTGCAATCAACCTGCCGTATGTGGCGTTCATTTCCGCTGGAGGAACAGCTCCTCAGGATCCTGGACTTGCAGGAACGGTCGGAACCGCATGGGCCATGGCAGCAGGGGTTAACCCGGCAGCAGCAGTAACAATTGCACTTCCGCTTGGATTGCTTGGAACAATGGTGTGGGTTGCACATATGACGTTGGATGTTACCTTTGTACATATGGCAGATAAGGCAGCAGAAGAAGGGAATCTGGAGAAAATATGCTTCTGGCATGTGGTACCGCCTCAAATCCTTATGTTCCTGCTCTGTGTCGTTCCGGCAACCGCAGCAACTTATTTTGGATCTACTGCAGTGAAAGGAATCATTGATTCTCTGACAGGAAGGCCGCTTACTGTATTGACCGTAATCGGAGGACTGCTTCCTGCACTTGGTATCGCAATGAACCTCCGTGCAATTGGACGGCCTGGTACACTTTTGTTTTTCCTTGTAGGATTTATTCTGGTCGTATATTTGAAGCTTCCAGTTATCGCTGTAGCCGTACTGGCAGGTGTGATCGGATACTTCTACACTATGCTGAGCAACCAGACACCGCAGGCAGCAGCCGCTGGAGATTCGGGTGGAGCTGTTCCAATAGAAGATGACGATGAGGAGGATTTTTAA